The region GTATAAACTATGAAAAATGTAAATAAACCAGGGGCAGTAACTTCTATAGAAAGTAAACATATTGATTTATTAGGTATTGATGAATTTGATCTTAAAAAAAATAATAAGGCAAAATTTCAGGCAAAACAAATTCCTAATAATTGTAGTCATACAGTATTCATTGGTTTATTGACTATAGATGGTATTTTTATTTATGTTAATAAGCTTGTTTTTGATGTAATCGGTATGAAAGCAGAAGAAGTTTTAAATAAACCCTTACCTAATATTCCTTGCTGGTCCTCTTCTATTGTTAATCGTAAGCTTCTGCATAGGGCTATTAAATTAGCTGCAAAAGGAAACACAATCCATTTTGAAATTTATATTCGAGATAAACAAGGGAAGATGTGTATTTCCAATTTTTTCTTATATCCTCTATTTGATTCTGAAGGAGAGGTAAGTTATCTAATTCCTGCTATTGAAGATATTACTTCCCAGCATTATCTAGAATCAAACTTACAATTAACTCAGTTTGCCGTGGATCATGCTGATGACGCTATAATACAAATTAGTGCTGATGGTAAAGTTAAGTATGCTAATAAATCTGCCTGTCGCCATTTAGGGTATTCACATGAGCAATTAATTGGTATGGCAATTGAAGAGTTCGATATTAATAGTAGAGAAATTGAGTGGCCAACGCAGTGGAATATACTAAAGACACAAGGTTCTAGACGTAATGAGTCTGTACATTCCCATTCAGATGGACGAAAAATACCTGTGGAAATTTCCGCAACTTATTTTGAATATCAGGGGGAGGGTTATTGTTTTCTCTATATAAAAGATATCAGTGAACAAAAAGCAGATGCTAAACGAATTGAGTATTTAACACATTATGACCATATGACACGATTACCGAATCGAGTGTTATTTACTGAGCGTCTAAATGAAGCAATTAATATTGCTGCAAAGAACAAAACTAAATTAGTCATATTCTGTTTGGGACTAGATCGATTTAAATTGGTTAATGATACTCTAGGCAATGTTAGTGGCGATGAAGTTTTACAAATTACAGCTAATCGACTTATTTCAATTGTGCGTAATAGGGATACGGTTGCCCGTATTGGGGGTGATGAATTTGCTATTTTATTGGCAAAAAGTCCACAAAATAATGAGGATATAGTGCGTACTGCTCAGCGCATCTTAGATGTTTTTAATCAGCCCTATTTAATTAATCGGCAAGAAATTTATATTATGTGTAGCATTGGCATCACTACTTATCCTAAGGGGGGCAGAGATGCTGATGAAATTTTAAAAAATGCCAGTGCCGCCCTACAACAAACTAAAAAACAAGGTGGCAACAATTATTGTGTTTACACTTCCACTTCTTGTAATCGTGATCCAGCTCGCTGGTATTGGGAGACAGATTTAAGAAATGCCTTAAAAAGCAATCAGTTTGAAATTCATTATCAACCTCGAGTTGAATCTAATACAGGTCGAATATCTGGTGCAGAGGCCTTACTTAGATGGCGTCATCCGTCAAAAGGTTTAATTTTACCTGATCAATTTGTAAATATTGCAGAGGAAACAGGCTTAATACTGCCTATTGGAGAGTGGGTATTACGTAATGCTATTAAGCAGCGTAAAGCTTGGGCTGAACAAGGGATTTCATTAGCAAGACTCGGTATCAACCTATCAGCTCGGCAATTTCGCCAGAGAAACTTAGCTCAAACAATAGAAGCTATTTTTGAGGAAGTTAAGCTTAATCCAGACCTTATAGAGTTAGAATTAACTGAAAGTTTAATTATGCAAGATGTAACGCAAGCAATTCAAATTATGAATGAATTAAAACAACTTGGTGTTCATATTGCGCTAGATGATTTTGGAACAGGTTATTCAAGCTTAAGTTATTTGCGTTATTTTCCTATCGATACTTTAAAAATTGATCGTTCTTTTGTTAATGAAATTACTTTTGACAAAAATAGCGTTGCTATCGCTGAGGCAATTATTATTATGGCACATCGTTTAAATTTAACTGTCATTGCCGAAGGCGTAGAAACATTTGAGCAACTTATGGTTTTGCGTCAGGGCGGCTGTGATCAAATCCAAGGTTTTCATTTTTCAAAAGCATTGCCGCCTGAAGAGATGACTATGTTATTGGCTAGCGAAGTAGCTGTAAAGAATTGGGGCGAAGCTTATAATTATCGTCACTAAAAAATTTAAGCCATTGGTACAACAATAAACTATCCTAAAAAATGCCATGTCAGCTATTTCTTATGTTTGTAAGGTACATAGACTGGCTCCCAGATATGACGCTTTATACACGCCTCAATTTCATCATCACTCATAGGTTTTGCTAAATTATCTCTTACGGCTTCTTTAGCTACTGCTAAAGCTACTTGATATGACACTTCTCTAACTTGAGTTAATGGAGGTAATAAATTTGCTTCAGGGTTTTTTCGAGCGGGTGAACAATCAGCAAGTGCTTTTGCTGCTACCATAAACATTTTGTCCGTCACATGCCGTGCTTGAACGGATATTAAACCTAAACCCATACCTGGAAAAATATAAACATTATTAGTTTGATCCACCCGAAATAATTTGCCGTTTTTAACAATATTACCAAAGGGGCTGCCAGTTCCAATAACAGCTCGGCTTTCTGTCCAAAGCATCAAATCGGATGGCGTCGCTTCACTATGGGTAATAGGATTAGATAAAGGAAGAATAATAGGCTGTTTAACATGAGAAGCCATTTCTCGAATGATTTCTTCTGTAAATAATCCTGGCTGGCCTGACACGCCTAGTAAGACATGGGGGTGTAAGTTTTTAATGACATCTAAAAGACTTATATTATCTTTATTTTCAAGTTTCCAGCCAGTGATTGCTGCTCGTGTTTGTGTTAATTTTTGTTGAAAGGGTAATAAATCTTTCATTTCATTTAGTAATAAGCCATTTCTATCGACCATAAAAATACGCTTACGTGCCTCTTTTTCAGATAATCCTTCTTCCATCATGGCATGAATAACTAATTCTGCTATGCCACAGCCTGCTGTGCCTGCACCTAAAATAACTATACGTTGTTCACCTAAGGGGATACGAGTAACTTGTACAGCCGATAAAAGTGTTCCTGTTGCAATAGCGGCAGTTCCTTGCACATCATCGTTAAAGGTACAAAGTTTATTGCGGTATTTATCTAACAAACGAGTCGCGTTTTGTAGTGCAAAATCTTCCCACTGTAATAGGATATGAGGAAAGCGTTTTTTTATAGCTTTAATAAATGCATCAACAAAATCATCATATTCTTGACCACGGATACGTTCGTGCCGCCAACCAATATATAGAGGATCATTAATGAGATCAGGGTTATTTGTACCTGTATCAAGTAATACAGGTAAAGTTGCTCTTGGATGAATGCCAGAGCAAGCACAATAAAGAGCTAGTTTACCAATAGGAATACCCATTCCACCTGCACCTTGATCACCTAATCCTAATATACGTTCCCCATCTGAAACAACAATGGCTTTAACACAATCAAAATGAGGGTTTGCCAAAATCTGATCAATGCGTTTTCTATCAGGGTAAGCAATAAAAATTCCACGCGGACGGCGATAAATATGGCTAAAGGATTGGCAGGCTTCACCTACAACAGGTGTATAAACGATGGGCATAATTTCTGTAATATGTTCAATAAGCAAACTATAATAAAGTGTTTCATTCGAATCTTGTAAATCGCGTAGATAAATATATTTTTCTAGATCAGTTTTTCTACTGCGAAAAGCTTCA is a window of Legionella busanensis DNA encoding:
- a CDS encoding NAD-dependent malic enzyme; its protein translation is MKHKVHKKNVEEISVTDFNLILNPILNKGSAFTYEEREEFNLFGLLPPEVSTMEQQRARSYEAFRSRKTDLEKYIYLRDLQDSNETLYYSLLIEHITEIMPIVYTPVVGEACQSFSHIYRRPRGIFIAYPDRKRIDQILANPHFDCVKAIVVSDGERILGLGDQGAGGMGIPIGKLALYCACSGIHPRATLPVLLDTGTNNPDLINDPLYIGWRHERIRGQEYDDFVDAFIKAIKKRFPHILLQWEDFALQNATRLLDKYRNKLCTFNDDVQGTAAIATGTLLSAVQVTRIPLGEQRIVILGAGTAGCGIAELVIHAMMEEGLSEKEARKRIFMVDRNGLLLNEMKDLLPFQQKLTQTRAAITGWKLENKDNISLLDVIKNLHPHVLLGVSGQPGLFTEEIIREMASHVKQPIILPLSNPITHSEATPSDLMLWTESRAVIGTGSPFGNIVKNGKLFRVDQTNNVYIFPGMGLGLISVQARHVTDKMFMVAAKALADCSPARKNPEANLLPPLTQVREVSYQVALAVAKEAVRDNLAKPMSDDEIEACIKRHIWEPVYVPYKHKK
- a CDS encoding EAL domain-containing protein; translation: MKNVNKPGAVTSIESKHIDLLGIDEFDLKKNNKAKFQAKQIPNNCSHTVFIGLLTIDGIFIYVNKLVFDVIGMKAEEVLNKPLPNIPCWSSSIVNRKLLHRAIKLAAKGNTIHFEIYIRDKQGKMCISNFFLYPLFDSEGEVSYLIPAIEDITSQHYLESNLQLTQFAVDHADDAIIQISADGKVKYANKSACRHLGYSHEQLIGMAIEEFDINSREIEWPTQWNILKTQGSRRNESVHSHSDGRKIPVEISATYFEYQGEGYCFLYIKDISEQKADAKRIEYLTHYDHMTRLPNRVLFTERLNEAINIAAKNKTKLVIFCLGLDRFKLVNDTLGNVSGDEVLQITANRLISIVRNRDTVARIGGDEFAILLAKSPQNNEDIVRTAQRILDVFNQPYLINRQEIYIMCSIGITTYPKGGRDADEILKNASAALQQTKKQGGNNYCVYTSTSCNRDPARWYWETDLRNALKSNQFEIHYQPRVESNTGRISGAEALLRWRHPSKGLILPDQFVNIAEETGLILPIGEWVLRNAIKQRKAWAEQGISLARLGINLSARQFRQRNLAQTIEAIFEEVKLNPDLIELELTESLIMQDVTQAIQIMNELKQLGVHIALDDFGTGYSSLSYLRYFPIDTLKIDRSFVNEITFDKNSVAIAEAIIIMAHRLNLTVIAEGVETFEQLMVLRQGGCDQIQGFHFSKALPPEEMTMLLASEVAVKNWGEAYNYRH